Within Amycolatopsis sp. cg5, the genomic segment CGCCACACCCCCGGGATAAAGCGGGCTTTACTCCCGGGGATAAAGCCCGCTAAACATCGCGGAGTAAAGCCCGCTTTATCCCGGCCTTCACGACAAGCCGGCGAGGCCTTGGACGGCGCGCTCGACGTCGGCGTAGCGCGTGTACAGCGGCGCGAGGCCGAAGCGCAGGACGTTCGGCGGCCGGAAGTCGCCGAGGATCCCCTGCCCGGCGAGCGCCTGCATCTGCGACTGGGTCCCCGCGACCGAAACCTGATGTCCTCGCGCGTGATCGCGCGGCGTGAGCACCGAAGCGCCGGGCAACATGGAGTCCAGGCATTCGAAGAAGAAGTCGCCCAGCGCGAGCCCCTTGGCGCGAACGTCCTCAATGGACACCAGGTCCCACACATCGAGTGCGGCGTCCACAGCGGACATCGCGAGGATGTCCGGTGTGCCGGCACGCGCCCGCCCGATCCCGGAACTCCCCGTATATTCCGAAGACATCCCGAACGGATCGCGGTGCCCGGCCCACCCGGTCAGCGGATGCTCGAACCGGTCGAGCCATTTCCTTGGCACGTAAATGAAAGCGGGCGCTCCCGGCCCGCCGTTGAGGAACTTGTACGTGCACCCCACCGCGAAGTCGACGCCGCACTCGTCGAGCCGGATCGGCAGCACACCGACGCTATGGCACAGATCCCAGACCGCCAGCGCCCCCACGGCGTGCAGGCCGTCGGTGATCGACGGCATGTCGTGCAGCCGCCCGCTCACGTAGTCGACGTGGTTGATCACCGCCGCCGCGGTCCGTTCCGAAGCCACCGCGGGCATGTCCGCCGGATCGACGCGCCGGACCGTGTGCCCGGTGAACCCGGCCAGCCCGTCCGCGATGTACCCGTCCGACGGGAACGTCCTCGCGTCCACCAGGATCTCGTCGCGCCCCGGCCGCAGCCGGACGGCGGCGGCCAACGCCTTGAAAAGGTTGACCGAGGTGGAATCGCACACCACCGTCTGTCCAGCGGCCGCCCCGATCAGCGGGCCGATCCGGTCACCGATGCGTTCCGGCGCGTCCCACCAGCCGTCTTCCCACGCCTGGATCAGCCTGCCTGCCCACTGCTTGCGGATGACGTCGTCCAGCCGGTCCGCGGTGCGGCGCGGCGGCGCGCCCAGCGAGTTTCCGTCCAAATAGGACACAGCGGGGTCGAGGTCGAATTCGGCACGGGCGAAGGCCAGCGGGTCACGGGCATCAAGATCAGCGGCGCTCATAACCCCGCATGTTCGTCGTCCCACTCCGGCATGGTCAAGGTGCCGGTCGCCCAGTCACGCCGAAGTATGGCGTATCCGACACCGTCGTACAGGATCCCGTCGCAGCCGGGCCACGCCTCGCGGTAGTGCGCTTCCTTGGTGTACCCGCACAACCGGAACACGCGCCGCATCCCGTGGTTGTCCTGCCGGGTCGTGCCTTCGATTCGCGAGATGGCCGGCAAAGCCGTGAAAAGGTACTTCGTCAGCCACCGCACGGCGTGCCGTCCGACGCCGAGACCGCGGTAGGCGCGCGCGATGCGCAGATCGAACAGCGGTGTGCCGTCGTCGAGGTCGAACAGGCGGATCACCCCGGCCCGCTTGCCCTCGATCATGATCCAGAAGGTGCGGACGGACTCGCTGTCGTAGTGCCCTTCGGCGACGTGCCTGCGCACCAGCTCACGGCATGGCGAACCGGTGCTGTGGAACGGCCAGTCCTCGCCCGAGAGGAACTCGGCGAGCAGCTCTGTCTCGGCCCTCACGAAGTGGCGGTACTCGGTAAGCACGATTCATGCTAATGCTGAGCACAACCCCCGTAAGTCGGAGCGCGAGATCACCCGATGGTCGGCTGCTGACCGGCTTAAGGCCTGGTAAGTGGGTCTTTCGCAGCCATACCGACTGGCCGGGATTCTCTATCCTCGGCGCTGGAAACCACTTAAGGTGGCCGAATCCAGGCAGGATCCCCAGGAGGCCAGCGTTGACCACCGCCGCAGAAAAGTCCGAAGGCCAGACCATCCCCAAGCTGTTGCAGCGCAACGCGACCCAGTTCGGCGATCTCCCGGCCGTCACCTCACTCGACGCCGAGGGCCAGCCGACGCTCACCTGGTCCGAGTTCCGTAACCGGATCGCAGTGCTTTCGCGTGGTCTCGCGTCACTCGGGCTGACCGCACGCGACCGGATGCTCATCATGGCGCCGGGCAGCCCCGACCACATGGCGGCCGATCTCGCCGCCGCGCACCTCGGCGCGATCCCGTGCACCGCCTACAGCACGCTCAGCCCGGAACAGATCAGCTACGTCGCCAGGCACAGCGCCGCGCCGATCGTGGTGATCGGCGGCGCGAACGAACTCGACCGCTGGTCCAAGGTGCTCGACGAACTTCCCGCGCTGCGCCACGTCATCGTGCTGGACGCCGCCGCCGTGCCCGCCGACGACGACCGCTTCCTCAGCCTGGACACGCTGATCGAGCGCGGCACCGAAGCGCACGAGTCCGACCCGTACGAGTTCGAAGAGTCCTGGGCGGGCATCAAACCGGACGACCCGCTGTCGATGATCTACACCTCCGGCACCACCGGCGACCCGAAGGGCGTCGTGCTCTCGCACCGCAACGCGATCCACCAGGCGTACGCCGTGTGGGAGCTGCACGACGCGCCCATGCACACCACGAGCGTCGGCTACCTGCCGCTGGCGCACATCGCCGAGCGCGAACTGTCGATCTACCTGCCGATCGTGTTCGCCGGCCACGTGCACACCCTCGCCAACCCGACGGAGATCGTCGGCGCGCTCGGCAAGGTGCACCCGCAGGGCTTCTTCGGCGTGCCGCGGGTGTGGGAGAAAATGGTCGCGGGCTTGAAGAACATGCTCGGCATGGCTCCGGAGGACAAGCGCGAGGCGCTGCTCGCGGCGAACGCGTTGCTGCAAGAGGGCTACAAGCTCCGCAGTGCGGGAGAACCCGTCCCCGAGGAACTCGCCGCGAAGATCGCCGCCACCGACGAGGCCGCGCTCGCGCCCATTCGCGCGCTGCTCGGGCTGGACAAGGTGCTGGTCGCCTCCAGCGGCGCGGCCGCGCTGCCGGTCGAGGTGCTGTACTTCATCGCCGGGCTCGGCGTGGAGATCACCGAGGTGTGGGGCCTGTCGGAGACGACGGGCGCGGCCACGTCGAACTCCCGCTTCGCGTTCAAGGCAGGCAGTGTCGGCAAGGCGGTGTCCGGCGTCGAGGTGAAGGTCGCCGAGGACGGCGAGCTGCTGGTCCGCGGCCCGATCGTGTTCCTCGGCTATCTGCAGGAGGACGGCACGATCAAGCCGGACACCGACGCGGACGGCTGGCTCGCCACCGGCGACATCGGCGTGATCGACGACGACGGCTTCGTCTACATCACCGACCGCAAGAAGGAACTGATCATCACCTCGAGCGGCAAGAACATCGCGCCGACCAAGATCGAGGGCATGCTGAAGGAGCACGCGCTGATCGGGCAGGCGGTCGCGATCGGCGACGACCGGCCGTACGTCACCGCGCTGCTGGTGCTCGACGACGAGATCGCGCCGGGCTGGGCGGCGGCCAACGGCGTCGAGGTGCCCGAAGGCACGGCGCTGGCCGAGCACCCCCGTATCGTCGAGGAGCTCGACAAGGCCGTCGAGTCGGCCAACAGCAGGCTCGCGCGCATCGAGCAGATCAAGCGCTACGAGGTGATCCCGAAGTCCTGGACGCCCGAGTCCGGCGAGCTCACCCCGACGCTCAAGCTCAAGCGCCGGGTGATCAACGAGCGCTACGGCCCCAACATCGAGGCCCTCTACCCGGCCACCCAGCAGTAGGACCGGGATAAAGCCCGCTTTACTCCCGGGAGTAAAGCGGGCTTTATCCCGGCTAGGCGGTCCGCGTGGTGTCGGTCCACTTGCGCAGGCGGGGCGGGACCCGCTTCTCGAGGCCGTAGTTCTCCAGGTGCGCGTTGAAGACCTCGTCGAACGCGCGCTGAACGGTCTCGGTGTCCCACGACTCGCGCTCGAGGATCGGGGCCTTCAGGAACGGCTGGCCCATCACGTGCAGCTGGGGGCCGTTGCAGCGGATCATCTGCCCGGTGATGCCCTCGGAGCCCGGCCCGAGCAGGAACGACACCACCGGCGCGATCCGCGCGGGCGTCCGGTCGGGCGGGCAGGCCCGCAGCGACCGCTCCGACTTCCACACCATGCGGGTGTGCGCGAGCGGGCAGACCGCGTTGACCCGGATGCCGGCGTCCTCCAGGTCCAGCGCCCACGAGTACGTCAGCGACGCCACCGCGCCCTTGCTGGCGGCGTAGACGCCCAGCTTGCGCTGCCCCAGCGAGGCACCGGAGGAGATGTTGACGATCGAGCCGCCGCCACCGGCCATCATCGCCTTGACCGCGGCCATGCCGGTGTACATCACCCCGAGCACATTGACCTCGATCAGCTCGCGGGCCTGCGCGACGTCGTCCTCCCACGGCAGCGCCTCGTAGTTGAGGCCCGCGTTGTTGACCAGCCCGTCGATCCCGCCGAACTCCTTGACGCAGAGTTCGACGATCTCCCGCGCCTGCGCCGGGTCGGCCACGCTGTGCCCGCTGGCGACCGCGACGCCGCCGAACTCCCGGATGGTGGCCGCCGTCCGGTCGGCGAGGTGCCCGTCGATGTCGTTGACGAGCACCGACCCACCCGCACGGGCGATGTGGGTCGCGAACGCCTCCCCGAGTCCGCGACCACCGCCGGTGACCACCACTGCCTTGCCGTCGAGCAATCCAGCCATGTCGTTCTCCCCACCTACTGAGTCCTCACCTCCAGTGTTCGGTGCTGGGAAGGCCCCCGACCCCTTGTTGACGACGAACGGTGGCCTGACTGCGCCAAGCGAGTAGCCCTTGATCAGTCGGGTGATACCTCCGGACAGATCAGTGGACACGATCTGTCATCGATCACCCGGCGTAGCGGTATGCATCGATTAGTCCATTCCAGTGGAGGTCGACTGTTCGCCTGCGCGTAGTCAGCGGCATACTGAACGTTGACTGGGGGTCGTTTGCGGCGACCGCGCTACCAGGTTTCAGCCCGCAACCGACAGAATGCAGCGCGCGACACGTTCACTCGATCGGGGGGAAGTGGTTCAACGGTGAAGGCGAACGCCAAAGGTCGATTAAGCGCACCCCTGAAGAACGTCGAGTATCGCGCGCTCTGGTTCGCCGAAGCCCTGTCCTCCGCCGGCGACCAGCTCGCCAAGGTCGCGCTGGCCATCCTGGTCTTCTCCCGCACCGGCTCCGCGCTCTGGGCGGCCGCCGTCTACGCGCTGACGTTCCTCCCCGCGCTCGCCGGTGGCCTCGGCCTCTCCCACCTCGCGGACCGCTACCCCCGGCGGACCGTGCTGGCGCTCGCCTCGGCCACCCAGTGCGTGCTCGTCGGCCTGATGGCGATACCCGGCATGCCGATCGGCGCGCTGTGCGCGCTGCTCGTCGGTGTCCAGCTGGCCGGGTCACCGGCCAACGCGGCGCAGAACGCCGTCACCCGTGAGGTCTTCACCGACGACGAGCTCTATCTGCGCAGCCAGGATTTCCGCGGCATCACCAACAACACCGTCATGTTGCTCGGTCTCGCGGGCGGCGGGCTGCTCGTCTCACTGGTCGGAACGTCGTGGGCATTGGCCATCGACTCCGTCACCTTCGCCGTCGCGGGCCTGGTGGTCTGGCTATGGGTGGAGCACCGGCCGGCGGCGGGCGGCAAGCACACGACCTGGTTCGGGGCCACGAAATGGGTATTCGGCCAGCCTCGGCTGCGAGTGCTGCTCGCGCTGTCCTGGCTGGTGGGGCTGGCGGTGGTGCCGGAGGGTCTCGCCGCGCCGCTGGCGCACCAGCTGGGCGAACATCCTTCGGCCGTCGGCTGGCTGCTCGCCGCCGACCCGCTCGGCTTCGTCGTCGGGGCCTTCTTGCTGTCCCATTACGCGTCCGCGCAGACCCGGCTGCGGATTCTGGGTGTACTCGCCGCGAGCTCGCTCGCGCTGCTCGCGCTCTTCTTCGTCAAGCCGAACCTGGGCCTCGCGCTCGCACTGCTCGCGCTCGCCGGCGCTACCGGCGCCTACATCATCACCGTCACGGCGACCTTTTCGACCTGGGTGCCGAACGAGCTCAGAGGCAGCGCCGGAGGGCTCTACCGGACCGGGCTTCGGGTCGTACAGGGACTGGGTGTCGCCTTGGGCGGTGCTGTCGCCCAGCTGATCGGCTCCGCCGCCAACGCGATAGCGCTGGCCGGTCTCGTCGGCATGATCGTCGCGATCCCGACCGCACTGTCCTGGGCGAAGGTCCGGCGCTCGGTCGTCGCCGAGTCCGAAGGCTGACACATGGATCACTTCGCCGCTCACGCTTCACGGTCACGCATTGATGCCACCTCCCGCGTAGTGCACACCTCGACTGCTTCGGTCAATCCTGCTCGCGTTACTCACGCCTCACGATCCGACACGTCCGTTCACCTCCCAGTGACCACAAACCGGCTTCCCGTCCATCAAAGTCTTCAAAGCTCACGCCTCACGGTCCATCATCGAAACTCACCTCCCGACGGCAAAACGGCAGCGACAACGACCCATACCTATCAGGCTTCACGATCGGACACGAAACTCACCTCCTCGCGATGGGGGTTCACGAGTGGACATCTGATCAATTCTGTTCTCCCGCTGGGGTCCGGCGGTGAGAACTTGTTGGATGGGATGATACCGATGATTAATAACAGGACCACAGCGGGAACCGACACACAACCGCTGGCTTGTCAGTCGGGAGGAGGTGGGCCATGATCGGGAGTTCGCACGGCGAACAGCGGGGTACGTTCAGCGCGGCACCGTCACAGGGCGCGCCCGGCCCGGCCACCTCGGTGAATGTCCCACCAGGTTCCGCGCCCTCACCGACCGCCCAGCCACGCGGGCGCCGCCACCGGCTCGTCGAACAACTGCGCGGACTGAGCTGGAAATCAATCCGTAAATGGGATCTGTGGACCAAACCACGACCCATGATCACATTTCTTCTGAGCTGGGAAATAATTGTCACCGGATTTCTCACTTGGGGCACGATAACAGCCGGTCCGATCACCGGAATTGATTGGATTCGCGTTTCCGCGTTGGCCGCCTGCG encodes:
- a CDS encoding kynureninase; amino-acid sequence: MSAADLDARDPLAFARAEFDLDPAVSYLDGNSLGAPPRRTADRLDDVIRKQWAGRLIQAWEDGWWDAPERIGDRIGPLIGAAAGQTVVCDSTSVNLFKALAAAVRLRPGRDEILVDARTFPSDGYIADGLAGFTGHTVRRVDPADMPAVASERTAAAVINHVDYVSGRLHDMPSITDGLHAVGALAVWDLCHSVGVLPIRLDECGVDFAVGCTYKFLNGGPGAPAFIYVPRKWLDRFEHPLTGWAGHRDPFGMSSEYTGSSGIGRARAGTPDILAMSAVDAALDVWDLVSIEDVRAKGLALGDFFFECLDSMLPGASVLTPRDHARGHQVSVAGTQSQMQALAGQGILGDFRPPNVLRFGLAPLYTRYADVERAVQGLAGLS
- a CDS encoding GNAT family N-acetyltransferase, with amino-acid sequence MRAETELLAEFLSGEDWPFHSTGSPCRELVRRHVAEGHYDSESVRTFWIMIEGKRAGVIRLFDLDDGTPLFDLRIARAYRGLGVGRHAVRWLTKYLFTALPAISRIEGTTRQDNHGMRRVFRLCGYTKEAHYREAWPGCDGILYDGVGYAILRRDWATGTLTMPEWDDEHAGL
- a CDS encoding long-chain fatty acid--CoA ligase — encoded protein: MTTAAEKSEGQTIPKLLQRNATQFGDLPAVTSLDAEGQPTLTWSEFRNRIAVLSRGLASLGLTARDRMLIMAPGSPDHMAADLAAAHLGAIPCTAYSTLSPEQISYVARHSAAPIVVIGGANELDRWSKVLDELPALRHVIVLDAAAVPADDDRFLSLDTLIERGTEAHESDPYEFEESWAGIKPDDPLSMIYTSGTTGDPKGVVLSHRNAIHQAYAVWELHDAPMHTTSVGYLPLAHIAERELSIYLPIVFAGHVHTLANPTEIVGALGKVHPQGFFGVPRVWEKMVAGLKNMLGMAPEDKREALLAANALLQEGYKLRSAGEPVPEELAAKIAATDEAALAPIRALLGLDKVLVASSGAAALPVEVLYFIAGLGVEITEVWGLSETTGAATSNSRFAFKAGSVGKAVSGVEVKVAEDGELLVRGPIVFLGYLQEDGTIKPDTDADGWLATGDIGVIDDDGFVYITDRKKELIITSSGKNIAPTKIEGMLKEHALIGQAVAIGDDRPYVTALLVLDDEIAPGWAAANGVEVPEGTALAEHPRIVEELDKAVESANSRLARIEQIKRYEVIPKSWTPESGELTPTLKLKRRVINERYGPNIEALYPATQQ
- a CDS encoding SDR family NAD(P)-dependent oxidoreductase, which gives rise to MAGLLDGKAVVVTGGGRGLGEAFATHIARAGGSVLVNDIDGHLADRTAATIREFGGVAVASGHSVADPAQAREIVELCVKEFGGIDGLVNNAGLNYEALPWEDDVAQARELIEVNVLGVMYTGMAAVKAMMAGGGGSIVNISSGASLGQRKLGVYAASKGAVASLTYSWALDLEDAGIRVNAVCPLAHTRMVWKSERSLRACPPDRTPARIAPVVSFLLGPGSEGITGQMIRCNGPQLHVMGQPFLKAPILERESWDTETVQRAFDEVFNAHLENYGLEKRVPPRLRKWTDTTRTA
- a CDS encoding MFS transporter; its protein translation is MKANAKGRLSAPLKNVEYRALWFAEALSSAGDQLAKVALAILVFSRTGSALWAAAVYALTFLPALAGGLGLSHLADRYPRRTVLALASATQCVLVGLMAIPGMPIGALCALLVGVQLAGSPANAAQNAVTREVFTDDELYLRSQDFRGITNNTVMLLGLAGGGLLVSLVGTSWALAIDSVTFAVAGLVVWLWVEHRPAAGGKHTTWFGATKWVFGQPRLRVLLALSWLVGLAVVPEGLAAPLAHQLGEHPSAVGWLLAADPLGFVVGAFLLSHYASAQTRLRILGVLAASSLALLALFFVKPNLGLALALLALAGATGAYIITVTATFSTWVPNELRGSAGGLYRTGLRVVQGLGVALGGAVAQLIGSAANAIALAGLVGMIVAIPTALSWAKVRRSVVAESEG